TTTCTGGGCCGCTGTGCCTGAAATGCCCCACAAGGTCGATCCGATGAGAACCATAATGATTCCTATCATCCGGGGGGATAGGAGGGTGGTTCCTTGCAGTCTGCGGATGGGTTGCAATTGTTCGCTCACACGCTCTCCCCCACTATCTACGTTCGCTTAGTCCCTTATTCGCTTAGTCACGTACAATCGTTTGATTTCTTTCTGGGCCGACGGAGACGTATTTGACAGGCACACCCGTCCACTCTTCCACCTGTTTGACGAATGTCTGTGCAGCAACAGGCAACTCACGAAACGTTCGACAAGCCGAAATGTCCTCTGCCCAGCCGGGGAGTTGGATGTATTTGGGTTTTGCTTTTTCCAGTTCGTAACTCGGCAGCATTGTGGTGTAGAGCTTGCCGTCAACCTCGTAGCCTGTGCAGACTGAGACCTCTTTGAGCCCGCTCAGGACATCGAGTTTCATCAGTGCAAATTCGGTATACCCGTTCAACCAGGCACCATATTTCAGGGTCGGGATATCGAGCCATCCGCAGGCACGGCTTCGTCCTGTGGTTGCTCCGTACTCATGACCTTTATCTCGCAGGTACTCGCCGACTTCATCGTTGAGCATGGTCGGGAAAGGCCCTTCGCCGACTGCTGTTGTGTACGCTTTTGTGATGCCCGTGATGCGATTGAGCGCGGTTGGCGGCACACCAGCGCCTGCCGTAACGGCACCGCTGATGGGATTCGAAGATGTAACAAAGGGGTAGACGCCCCAATCGAGATCGCGCATCACACCAAGTTGCCCCTCGAGTAACACGTGTTTCTCTGTACGAACCGCTTCTTCAATCAACGGTAATGTATCCATTATATATGGTAGAAGAACTTCTCTGGCATCCAGAAGTTCCTTCCACATTTCATCAAATGTTCCGCATAAGTGCTTCATTCCCGGTATCCGTTCGAGCTTCTGGCTGTACGCTTGAAGCGTGCGTTCATGGAAGTGCTCGAGGTCTCGCATTTCACCAATCTGGATGCCGAAACGTCCCGACTTATCCTGGTATGCAGGGCCAATCCCTTGCCGCGTAGTACCGACTTTCTTGGAACGGACTTCTTCTTCATAGGCGTCTTGCCAGATGTGGTATGGCATGACCAAGTGGGCTCGCTCTGAAATCACGAGTTTACTGGTGGAGATGCCTGCCTGTTGAAGAGATTCAAGTTCTTTCACCAAGTTACCGGGATGAATGACAACACCAGTCCCGAGAATGCAAACGGTGTTCGGGTTAAATATCCCGGACGGCACCAAGTGCAGCGCAAACCGCCCGGCCTCGTTGACAATGGTATGGCCAGCATT
The Alicyclobacillus curvatus genome window above contains:
- a CDS encoding adenylosuccinate synthase → MVHAIVGAQFGDEGKGKMVDYFAVQADVVIRFQGGGNAGHTIVNEAGRFALHLVPSGIFNPNTVCILGTGVVIHPGNLVKELESLQQAGISTSKLVISERAHLVMPYHIWQDAYEEEVRSKKVGTTRQGIGPAYQDKSGRFGIQIGEMRDLEHFHERTLQAYSQKLERIPGMKHLCGTFDEMWKELLDAREVLLPYIMDTLPLIEEAVRTEKHVLLEGQLGVMRDLDWGVYPFVTSSNPISGAVTAGAGVPPTALNRITGITKAYTTAVGEGPFPTMLNDEVGEYLRDKGHEYGATTGRSRACGWLDIPTLKYGAWLNGYTEFALMKLDVLSGLKEVSVCTGYEVDGKLYTTMLPSYELEKAKPKYIQLPGWAEDISACRTFRELPVAAQTFVKQVEEWTGVPVKYVSVGPERNQTIVRD